Part of the Capricornis sumatraensis isolate serow.1 chromosome 9, serow.2, whole genome shotgun sequence genome, ATTCTAACACATAGTAGGTATTtgataaatattcactgagtgaCTAATGACTAAGCTTGGAGAGGAAGTAGGGATTTTGCAAGTCACTTTgaggataaaagaagaaaagtttcaaGATTAATACCACAAAAGGAATGACagcttgggactttcctggcagtccagtggttaaagattCCCAGCTTCCACTGAAGAggggcactggttcaatccctggttggggaattaagatcctgcacgcTGTGTGGTgcagggtggtggtggcagtgggtGTTGGGGAAGGACAGTTTGCAGAACAATAAACACCAATTCATGTACAAAATAcaagacaaaatatattttacaggCGCATCCACAAGTATGCAAATTTGCACAGAAAGTTCCGGAAGGATACAACAACCAAGGAGAGGGTGTTCAAATATTCCTGGATCACccatttcttacttttctttggtatttgcaaaataaattaaaaactataaaacaaaaaacctctgaGACCTTTCAACCTCCGTCTTGATCCTCCACCTCCCCCAGCATCATGTGCCCAAAATGACCTCCCTTCAGCCCCACTCAGGGCCAAACCCCCGAAATCTGGCCGGCTGCCACTCAGTCACTACCAGCAACAGAGGCTTCGTGGTTTGCGGTCAAGTTCCCCGACTTGGCCTAAGCTGTTCCCAGACACCCCAAGGCTTCTGGGTGCTCCTCCAGCCTGGGTCTGAGCTTCAGATGCCCCCTCACTTGCCCACGCAGAAGTCCCGGAAGATGATATCCAGAATTTCCTCGGTGCCCCCTCCACCAGTGAGATGACTCAGATGCCCTCGGGCTACCCGAAGTGCCTCGGCTGCCAGGGCTAAGTCTTTTGCTTGCCTGTACTGACCAAGGGCATCCAGGCAGCCCTGGAGGTGGTGTTGGTGCCTCGATCGTGTCAGAAGTGGGCCTGTGGACGGGTCCCCACACCTGAAAGGGACAAAGGATAAGGTGTCTCTTGGCATTCAAAGTAGGGGGAAGAGGAACGATCATACCCCGTTTGTAGATACAGAAACTGAGCTGGCAGGGCCAGCTGTGCCCAAAGCCAGCGGCTTAGCCCCCAAACTTGGACAGAGCAAGGTTGCCCAGTGGGCAAGGGGCTCACAGTTCAGCCAGCTCCTTCTTCAGTGCTTCTAGGAGGCCGTCCAGCCCCTCACCCGTCAGGCAAGACAGCAACAGGTGGGAGGGGAGGTCAGGATGGGGGTCTGAGCACCCAGCGGGCAGCAGGTCCGATTTATTCAGCACAAGCAGAAGGCGCTGGCGGCTCCCATTGGGGTTCCCGGCTCCTGCCGGGATGACAACGGTGTCCAGGAAGTTGCAGCTGGTCGGAGAGGCCAGGTCAGAAGCATCCAACACGGCCAGAATGAGGTCAGCCTGCTCCAGCCTGGGAGGCGGGAAAATGGAGCATGGACCCCAGAGCTGTGCAATGAAAAGCATTCGGCAGGGACGGGGTAAAGGCCAAACCTAAAAGCTGCCCTCCCCAGGGAACTGAGGCCCCACCTAATGGGGCTTAGTGACCTTTCCTCATTAAGGACTAAGGAAAGATAAATGCAACTGGTAGAAACAGCAAAGGGCCCGCGtttccccctcccacttccctcctgcCCACCTTTTTTGGGCACGCCGCACTCCCTCCTGCTCCACAGGCCCCACGCCTTCCCTCAACCCTGCAGTGTCGCTCAGCAGTGCCGGGAACCCGGCCAGGTCCACGGGGGTCTCCAGAACATCTCGGGTGGTCCCCGGCTCCGGGGACACGATGGACACAGGCTTCCggcctggggatgggggtgggctcAGAGGAAGTGGGCGGGGTGGAGATGAGAGGGTCCCTCCCTTAGGCTCCATCCCCGGGACAGGACGGACAGTTTTCAACCTCCCAGGCCCCTTGCCTACCCCGGAAAGCTCAGTACCTtagctcccagccctgccccctgccctgagCCCTGACCCCTGCCCACGCACTGAGCAGGTTCACCAGGCTGCTTTTGCCGGCGTTGGGAGGTCCCGCAACCACTACATGTGCCCCTGAGCGGAGCCTCTGCCCGCGCCTGGCATCTCGAAGATGTACACCCAGTGCCACCTCCAGCTTCCGCACCTCACTATCAGCTGTGgatggaggaaaggagagagagtaaGAGGACCTGGGGCGGGGCTGGATGCCAGATgtctccacctcccacccccaggggGACCCACCTTGATCCAGGACGCCTTCCTCCAGGTTGTCATCCTCACTAAAATCGATATAGGCCTCTACATGGGCCAGAGCCTGAGGGAGGGAAAGGTGGGTAGTGTGATCGTATAGAAACTCACCCCGAGTGGGTGCCCGGGTCCAGCCTGACCTTAAGGGATCAGATTGGAGGCTCATGGACAGGAAACTCTAACACAGGAAAAGGTTAGGAAGTGTCTCTGCGGCAAGGTATGAGTGTACTTGCTTTAGTGAGGGTCTCGGCCCACCCGCGGCAGAGGTCACCCAGCTCCCCATCGAGCTGCCTCAGGGCCTGTCGCCGCTGCGCCTCGGTTTCTGCGTGGATCAGGTCTGCCAGCCCCTCCACCTCCGTCAGGCTCAGCTTCCCGTGGGCGAACGCCCTCCTGGTGAACTCGCCTGCTTCCGCTGGCCTCAGCCCTGGCACACTGCCTGCGGGAAGGTTCAAGATCCTGAGGCTCCTGGCCCCTGCCCAGGTCACCGGCATAGCAATTCTTCAAACCCAAGGCTGCAGACTTACCCAGGGCCTGCAGGACACCACTCACCACGGCCGGCCCTCCATGTACGTGGAACTCCGCGCAATCCTCACCGGTAAAACTTTGGGGACCTAGTATGTTGAAGAGATGGGTGTCAGCAGGATACGGCCTGGCCGACCGCCTGGAAAGAGGAAGTTGGGTCACAGGAGTTACTTGAGGTTGCGGATCTGAAGTCCCGTACCTGGAAACCAAAGCACCAGCGCGCGGTCCAAAGGCTCCCCAGAGCGGGGGTCGCTGAGCAGGCGCAGGCAGGCTTTGCGAGCCGGGGGTAAGTCCCGCGGCGCCGTGAGGCTCCGGAGGGCGTGGCCGCTGGCAGGGCCGCTGGTTCGGATCACCGCGATGCCGCAGCGGCCTTGGCCAGAGCTCAGAGCGAAGATAGTGGCTCCGGAACCGGGGGCTGGGTAACCACTGGCCTGGCGCGTGCACAGTCTGGGACTGGAGAGGAGGAGAGTTAGTGCATCTGAGAAGCTCTGACGCCAGAGTGGCATGGCAGGTGGATAGATGGCTCGATGGTCGCGTGAGCCCCCAAGTGGAAGTTTTGTGCTAGGGGAGGGACTGATCGGCAGTTCTGAGGCCAGAAGAAGACTGGATTGCGGTGGGCTCTGCGGCAGGGGGTGGGGCTTGGATGGAGAAGAAAAGTGCTCCTGCCGCAGGGAACCGGGCCCCCAGATCCCAGGGAGAGGGTTTGGGGCCCGAGCAACGCCCTACGCTGTCACAGCCCTTCCCCAGTTCACCCCACCTGTGAGGCCCACGTGCAGCCCGGGATACCAGGGTCCACAGCCCCCGCCACATGGATTCACAATCAGCTATCCGCCTGCCCACCCTGTGCGCGGGGGTCTGCAAGTCCTTGCAGTAGGTCCCGCCCACTCCGCGACGTGACTGGTAAAGTGCTCAACAATTCTCGATTATCATTGGGCCCCTTAGAAGACGTACTGCCCATCCACTGAAGATCTTCGCTTCTACTGGCTAATGACAGGGAAAGAAGCCGAGGGCTCGCACGCTTCGGTGCAGTGAAATAGTGTTCCTCCAGCAACATTAGACAGAATTTTTAGGATCCTAGAGGGGCCAGGTTCCTAGACACCGGAAATGAGTAGCACAGGGCAATGGAAATTAAAGAAAGGCGAGGGTTTGAGTCGAAGCAAGAGCATctcgggggcttccctgatagctcagacagtaaagaatctacctgaaatgcaggagacccaggttcgatccctgggtcgggaagatcccctggagaaggaagtggcaatccactccagtattcttgcctggagaatcccaaggacagaggagcctggtaggctgcagttcacggggtcgcaaagagtcggacacgactgcctCTCACTTTCAAGAGCATCTCGGTGGCCGGGAGGGATGAGTTCCGGGGAACCAACGCCCTGGCCCTGGGGAAATCTATTCCAAATTTCTGGGAAGACTTCTTTTCTCGGAAGTCTACAGTTTCTCGCCGCTCCCCAGCTTTCTCTCCCGCCGTCCCTCTGCCTCAGATACCCTTGCCTTGACAAAGAGCCTCAGTGCTCCAAGGTCCCCTCTGCTATGAAGCCTCCCTAGGATCCCCAACAcagtcctctctcctctctgggcTACTCTGGCCCCGGTCTCCTCGTGCAGAGTTGTGTGTCCCGTCTGTCTCTGACTCCCCGAAAGCCAGAAAGGGGAGATTATTTTCAGGTTAACCCGGGACAGCGCCGGCCGGCGAAATAAAGCGCTGATGGTGGAATTCCAGGCACTGAATAGGCGGGGTCTCCGGGGGTACTGCCACGCGGCGAATTCTCTGGTTCTTGGACAGAGCGGGCGGGTGGCGCGACTATACTTAGGGAAGACTGGAACAGGTTACAGTTCTAATGATTAGCTCCACGCCTCGCTCtgttcagttttttcatttgtcagtTAGGGAGTTCGGGATGGACATGTTCTCATTTCTGTATTTAATATGGATAACCACCTAGGACCTATTCtatagtacatggaactctgcttaatgttgtGTGGcaccctggatgggaggggagtttgggggagaaaggatacatgtatatgtttggctgagtcccttggctgttcacctgaaactgtcacaacattgttaactgattATTAccccattacaaaataaaaagtaaaaaaaaaaaacaaccctttttttaattgtagaagAGGAGTGAATGATGATGTTTGCTGTCTCCAAGTTGTTCCATCTGTCAAAAGTATACATCAAATGCCTACGGTGTAACCACGAAGAATCAGTCTGGGCCCCTCCCCTCACTGGTCTATCAGTCTAATGGAAGAAGCTACAGAGGATGGTCAGGGGGTCGGACAACAGAGAAAATACAGGGCCCCCAGTTAAATGTAAATTTCAGATGAACAAGGATTATCCTGTCAGTATAATTAGGACCGATGCaacatttgtatgtgtgtgtatgtgtgtttgccgctcagtcatgtccgactctttgcaactccatgaactgaagcactccagactcctctgtccatggggattctccaggcaagaatactggaatgcgttgccaagcccttctccaggagatcttcaagacgcagggattgaacctgggtctcccacactgcaggcagagtctttactgactgagcgaccagggaagcatGGAATATTTGGGATATactaaaaatttattcatttatctgaaattcacatttaactaggagaactgtatttttatttgctaaatttggaaaaggcagaggaaccagagatcaaattgccaacatccgctggatcattgaaaaagcaagagagttccagaaaaacatctatttctgctttattgactatgccaaagcctttgactgtgtggatcataataaactgtggaaaattctgaaagagatgggaataccagaccacttaacctgcctcttgagaaacttatatgcaggtcaggaagcaacagttagaactggacatggaaaaacagactggttccaaataggaaaaggagtacgtcaaaggctgtatattatcaccctgcttatttaacttatatgcaaagtacatcatgagaaacgctggactggaagaagcacaagctggaatcaagattgccgggagaaatatcaataacctcagatatgcagatgacaccaccgttatggcagaaagtgaggaggaactaaaaagcctcttgatgaaagtgaaagaggagagtgaaaaagttggcttaaagctcaacattcagaaaacgaagatcatggcatccagtcccatcaattcatggcaaatagatggagaaacagtggaaacagtgtcagactttatttttttgggctccaaaatcactgcagatggtaactgcagccatgaaattaaaagacgcttactccttggaaggaaagttatgacctacctggacagcatattaaaaagcagagatcctactttgccaacaaaggtccatttagtcaaggctatggtttttccagtagtcatgtatggatgtgagagttggactataaagaaaggtgagcgccaaataattgatgcttctgaactgtggtgttggagaagactcttgagagtcccttggactgcaaggagattcaaccaatcagtccatcctaaaggaaatcagtcctgaatattcgttgaagctgaaactccgatactttggccacctgattcgaagagctgacacattggaaaagatactgatgctgggaaagattgaaggtgggaggagaagggggtgacagaggaggagatggttggatggcatcaccgactcaatggacacgagtttgagtaaactctgggagttggtgatggacagagaggccaggcgtgctgcagtccgtggggtcgcagagtcggcacgactgagagactgaactgaactgaactgaaatttggtAACTCTATCGGGTCCTCTCTGAGGACATTGCATCCTGAAGGGTGCAGTTCACTGGACAAAGAGGGCTTGAAGAGTGTCCTAGGTAACAAGGATGGCGTTACACACCCAGCCTGTACTAAGGCATGCTACACTTATTCTCATTCTCCCTGTGGTGGTTGGAGCTACTGCTACCGGCAATCTCCTGCGACCAGGCTCACCACCCgcttcccccaaccccacccacacCACCTACCCGCGAGACCACCTCAGATTCCAAACCGACGGGGAAACTAACGCTTTAAGGCAGAGAATCCAGGCCCAGGGCGGGCGGTGTCGAGACCGGGCACCGAGTCGGGCGGGGACAGGGAGGAGAATGAACATTCGGCGCGGGCGGGGACGAACACCAGAGAGCGAGGTGGGCGGGCGAGAACGAAACTCGGAAAACATCACGGGCGGAGTCGAGAACCAGAGAACGACGCGCGCGGGGCCGAGAAGGAGAATCGAGGTTCTGCGCGGGCGGGGACGAGAAGCAGCGCTCGGGCACGCGGGGACGGCGGCCGGCGCGGGCGGGCGCGGCCTTTGTCTCCTCCTCAGGCGCGCTCGGTGGCTGCACCGGCCCCATGAGACCGCGGCCCCCCGGCGCCTGGGCCGCCCGCAGCCCCTGACCTGACCTGCCCTCACAATGGCGGAAGCCACCTCCGGCGCTGGGGGCACGTCCCTGGAGGGCGAGCGTGGCAAGAGGCCCCCGCCGGAGGGCGAGCCTGCAGCCCCGGCGTCCGGAGTTCTGGGTACGTGTGCAGCGCCTGGATCTGACAGGGTTGCAGGTGCCTGGGGTGTTCGCGGCAGGTCTACGGGGAGGGATATTGGAGTCAGCCGTCCCGGGCCTGGAGTCCAGTCGAGGCACCGGCTTTTCCCGGCACTGCGGCTGCGGCCGGGCGAGCGTGGCTGGAAAGGTGCAGCGGGTGTGGGGTCCCAGCGCAGAGATATGGACACGCCCCTCCTAGAGCCCCGGTGCGGGACTGAGCCCAGTCACCCCTTGGGCTACTCGATCGCTGCTGAGCAGTGATGCGCTTAAGAGCGCCTCTCCACAGAGGATACAGAATCATACAGTCCTGGGTTCAAATACCTGCtggactctgtgaccttgggcgcGTGACTTAaatgctctgggcctcagtttcctcgcctGTGAAATGGGGGTAAGAGCCGCACCCAGCTATGAGGAGACGCTGACATAATGTAGTGAGGCGCTCAGAGCTGTTAGTGAGCGCCCCATCGATTGTGGTTTCGGAGGCGGAGCTGGGCCTCAAGAATGAGTAAGATTTGTAAGGGAGGACCTGGGGGAAGGGcattcctggagaagggcctggctggTACAAGGACgtggaaggaaggaaacaagCCAAGGCCAGAGCTCATAGGGCCTTGAATgccaagctgagtgccaaggagcCCTGGCGAATGTGTGATCAGAGGCATGGGTTGGAGGGACTAAGACTGGAGGCTAGGCCATCTGAGAATGACCCGACCCCAGCCTGCGCTGCCTGCTCCCCAGATAAGCTTTTTGGGAAGCGGCTCCTGCAGGTGGGTCGGTATCTGGTGTCCCACAAAGCATGGATGAAGACGGTGCCCACGGAAAACTGTGACGTGTTGATGACCTTCCCAGGTACCTGTCTGTGCTCACCTGCCCAGGGCCTACACTGAATTCCCCCGAACTGGGCTCCCCTGTCACTCCTGGCACGAGCCATTGGTCCCTGTGCCCCTTGGCAGATACGACCGATGACCACACGCTCCTATGGCTGCTGAACCACATCCGCGTGGGCATCCCCGAGCTCATCGTGCAAGTCCGCCACCACCGCCACACACGCGCCTACGCCTTCTTCGTCACCGCCACATATGAGAGGCGAGTCCCTGTCCCTGGCCTCTCGCTGACCCTGCTACTCAGCTCCCCGCCCTTCCAAGCGCCAGCTGCGAGGTCCAGCCACCCTGCATTTGTCCCAGACGTCCACCAGGTACACCATCCCTAGTTCCAGGATGGTGAGCCAGGGTCTCCCCGTGATCCCACCTCCCCTGCCCTTCCCGCAGCCTACTCAGAGGGGCCGACGAGCTGGGTCTGCGCAAAGCAGTGAAGGCCGAGTTTGGCGGGGGCACCCGCGGCTTCTCCTGCGAGGAGGACTTCATCTACGAGAATGTGGAGAGTGAGCTGCGCTTCTTCACCTCCCAGGTGCGGTCGGCTCTGGCCCCCAGCGCACATTCCTAGCCCGTGGGCGGCTGCTCCCTGTGCTCACGCCCTGTCCCCTGCAGGAGCGCCAGAGCATCATCCGCTTCTGGCTGCAGAACCTTCGTGCCAAGCAGGGCGAGGCACTACACAATGTGCGCTTTCTGGAGGACCAGCCAATCAGTGAGTGAGGTGGTCCCAAACTTCCAATCGTATGTGGGGAGTTAGCTGGGGCTCTTAGAGGACTGCTGTCAATGTAGGAGGGTTAGGAAGGCGGGGCCTAGATAAAACCAATCAGAGTCTCCCGAAGAATTGGGCGGGGCCTGGAGATCAACCAATGAGATGAAGGGTGTGGCCTTAGCAAGGGGTGGGGCTTGTCTCCTTGGAGGCAGGTCCAGGAGAAACCCTTTTCTGGGCCTGAGAGAAGGTTGGGCCAGGACCATGGACAGCACTCCACATATTGTGTGGTGAGCTCTGGGCCTCAGTATCCCCCAGGAAACCAGCCGCTGCAAGTTCA contains:
- the GTPBP3 gene encoding tRNA modification GTPase GTPBP3, mitochondrial isoform X2, which codes for MWRGLWTLVSRAARGPHSPRLCTRQASGYPAPGSGATIFALSSGQGRCGIAVIRTSGPASGHALRSLTAPRDLPPARKACLRLLSDPRSGEPLDRALVLWFPGPQSFTGEDCAEFHVHGGPAVVSGVLQALGSVPGLRPAEAGEFTRRAFAHGKLSLTEVEGLADLIHAETEAQRRQALRQLDGELGDLCRGWAETLTKALAHVEAYIDFSEDDNLEEGVLDQADSEVRKLEVALGVHLRDARRGQRLRSGAHVVVAGPPNAGKSSLVNLLSRKPVSIVSPEPGTTRDVLETPVDLAGFPALLSDTAGLREGVGPVEQEGVRRAQKRLEQADLILAVLDASDLASPTSCNFLDTVVIPAGAGNPNGSRQRLLLVLNKSDLLPAGCSDPHPDLPSHLLLSCLTGEGLDGLLEALKKELAELCGDPSTGPLLTRSRHQHHLQGCLDALGQYRQAKDLALAAEALRVARGHLSHLTGGGGTEEILDIIFRDFCVGK
- the GTPBP3 gene encoding tRNA modification GTPase GTPBP3, mitochondrial isoform X1 — translated: MWRGLWTLVSRAARGPHSPRLCTRQASGYPAPGSGATIFALSSGQGRCGIAVIRTSGPASGHALRSLTAPRDLPPARKACLRLLSDPRSGEPLDRALVLWFPGPQSFTGEDCAEFHVHGGPAVVSGVLQALGSVPGLRPAEAGEFTRRAFAHGKLSLTEVEGLADLIHAETEAQRRQALRQLDGELGDLCRGWAETLTKALAHVEAYIDFSEDDNLEEGVLDQGGSPWGWEVETSGIQPRPRSSYSLSFPPSTADSEVRKLEVALGVHLRDARRGQRLRSGAHVVVAGPPNAGKSSLVNLLSRKPVSIVSPEPGTTRDVLETPVDLAGFPALLSDTAGLREGVGPVEQEGVRRAQKRLEQADLILAVLDASDLASPTSCNFLDTVVIPAGAGNPNGSRQRLLLVLNKSDLLPAGCSDPHPDLPSHLLLSCLTGEGLDGLLEALKKELAELCGDPSTGPLLTRSRHQHHLQGCLDALGQYRQAKDLALAAEALRVARGHLSHLTGGGGTEEILDIIFRDFCVGK